Genomic DNA from Gimesia aquarii:
GCAAACGGAATCAAAAGCCGAGAATCGACAAATTTGTGGACTATATGTTTCCCGGTTGGGGATTGAAGCGAGCTCAGGCACGCGCATTCCTCGCCAGTTATGATGCCGCTCAGAAGAAACGTGGCGACAAAGATCATACTGGAAAGGATAAAGGTGGGGGATCCGGAGACGATCACATAGATCATTATGATTTATGGACGCTCCGGGAAACGGCCCGTGATCTCGATCGGAACAACGGTCTGGCGATGGCGATCGTCGATCGCGTAATGGAAAACGTGATCAGCTCAACAGGTTTTGAATTGCGTCCTAAAACTCCGGACGAAGATCTCAACAAACAAATCAAAGAAGATTTCTCCTATTGGATTACTCACAACCTCGACGCCTGTCGTGAATTTAGTGGTTGGTCATTTCTGCGAAATGTATTTCGCTCCTATAAACGGGACGGTGACTATTTTCTGCAGTTTCGGCCGGAAGGTAATTGTTCGGTTATGGGCTTTGAAGGCGATCGCGTTTTGAATCCAAATGGTCAATCCGTTGGTACGATCGGAGGCCTGGAGACGATCAACGGGATCGCGAAAAAAGATGGTGTCAAAAAATTTCTGTGGGTCGCAAACAGGGCTCCCAAATCCCCTTATGTCTCTGTCAATGACGGTAAAGCTATCAGGGCAGATCGTGTGGTACAGATCTATTCTCCGCGTCGTACCACTCAGGGTCGCGGCATTCCCATCTGTGCACCGCTCATTCGTGAAATCGATGATATTGATGATCTATTAGCCTGGGAAAGACAGGCTGCAAAAATCGCTGCCTCTTTAAATATGGTCGTTAAAACCGAGAATCCGGTCGGGGCTGCTGAGTGGATGCGGACCATGTACAACAAGCGTGATGAAGATATCGACCATCTTGAAGAGCTGGATCCACTCGCTTTGAATTACATTCGATCGGGTGAAGAAATCCAGTCTGTCCAAAGCAATCGACCGAATAACACATTCGAATCGTTTATCATGTTACTGAATCGCTATGTGGGAATTCCGATCGGGTTACCATTGGAATTGGTCTTACTCGATTTCAGTCATGTCAATTTTGCCAGCTCACGACAGCTGCTCAACCAGGCACAACGACGGTTTGAAATAGAGCAAGATGATTTTGCCTGGTTCTTGTTCAAAATTTATCAGTTCTGGCTCGACGTTCGAATTGAGCGTGGGTTTTATGATCGAGACAAATTGGGAGCGAATCCATATAAGCATGTATGGGGTTTTCCGGGGTGGCCTTCACCGAATCCGCTACAGGATGCACAGGCCTGTGCCCTGGCGATTCAATATGCGTTCGGTTCTCGAACAGAATTTAATCGTCGTCGCGGTATCAGCCAGGAAGAAATCGAGCAGGAACTTGAAAGAGAAAATGTCCAACTGGTCGAACGAGCGATTCCAGTCAAAGATTCGATCGAGCCTCCAAGTCGTCGCAATCAAGAAACAAAGACGAATACACAGGAGGCAGTGTAAATGGATGTTTCGTTTCTCTCTGGTGACTTAATGATTCTTCCGGACGCACTCGAAGAAACAGCGATGTACTATCGTCAAATGATGTCGGAAAAAGCGTTCTTTGATGATGACGAGGACGAGCAGGAATTCGACGAGGTCAATCTGGAAGATTGCAAAATCATTGAGAATGTCGCGATTGTTCCTCTGCACGGTGTGATCGTGCGTTATCCCAATTGGATGACTCGTTGGTATGGAGCAACCTCCAGTGATGAGTTTGCCACAAAAATCGAAGTCCTCTCTCAAAGATCAGGAATCGATGAAATTATCATGGACGTCGATACTCCAGGTGGTGTCAATGCAGGCCTTGATGAAGCGGCCAAACGGATCAACGCTGTACGCAAAAATATTTCGATTCGTTCAGTCTGCAATGAAATGATGGCCTCGGCTGGAGTCTATCTCGGATCCTGTGCAGACGAAATTGTTATTACTCGCAATGGACTAATCGGCTCAATCGGTGTGATCCAGGAGCGGTTCGATTGGTCTAAATATGAAGCAGAAACCGGACGCGTTACAAAGATCATTGCATCGGGAAAATTCAAAAAGACGTTTCATCCATCAGTACCTTTCAATGGAGATTATCAAGAGCACTTACAGAATCGATCGGATCGACTGTATTCAATTTTTGTAGAAGTAGTCGCGGATAACCGCAAAACTTCAGTCGATGACGTTTTGACTAATATGGCCGATGCAAAGATTTTTACCGGACAGGAAGCCGTCGACATGGGCCTGGCCGATCGCGTGGGAACTCTAAAGCAACTGGTCGCCGAATTAACGGGACCGAATAACCATTCTTTTAATCATGGAGATGATGACGATGGCCAAGAATACGCCAGATACATCGAAAGCAGAAGCTGAGAACACTAGTAAGAATGAAACTCTCGTGGAGAAAACTCCATTGGGTTTGTCTGAACAACAAATGAAGAAATCCAATCCGGAAGCGGTCCAGAAAATACAGTCGGAAGCGGCTGAAAAAGCGAAGTCGGAAGCCAAAGCAGAATCCGACAAAGCATTGTCCGAGATGGAATCCGCTTTCCCCGACGATCTAGAATTTGCAATCCAGGCACATAAAGAGGGACTCTCGGTCGAACAAGCCAAAGCTAAACGCTACGACGATGTAGTCAAAGAAAATCAAACTTTGAAAGAAGAGAACGCGACGCTCAAAAAAGATGATGAAGAGTTGAAAGTTAACTTTGCTCCAGCAAATGAACCAAATGATTCTAAAACTAACGAGTCTAAGTCAGAGTCGGAGATCGACAATGACGCTGCCAGTGTCTGGAACAATATGTCCGTTGATGAAAAAGCGGAATTCGGAAATATCAAAACTTCGTTTTTCACCTATTACAAAAAACATCCGGAAGAATTTAGTCAGAAAAAGTAATTCTCTGAATTCAACCGTTTACTGAATATTGAAATGGAATTCGCGAACTGAAATTTCAGTTCCCCAACTAAGGATAGTTAATATGGCTGCTTTAACACAGGACACTACTTGGATTGAGTCCAGGGGTGAAGAAGCGGATTTCCCTGTAGCCGCTACCACAAATATTTATCAGGGATCAGTTGTCGGTTTGAATGCCAGTGGGTATGCACGGCCGTTTGTAATTGGCGATAAGTTCGCTGGCATCACTTTAGAAGGTCGCAACAATAATAGTAGTGTGGATGGCGATCTGAATGTTTGCTGTAAACGCGGTAAATTCTATCTGGAAGTCGCTTTGGCTGGTGTCGCTTTATCGGATGCGGTCATCGAGGCCTCGGTGTATGCCCAAGACTCCGGCACTCTTTCTCTTCGCTCTGGATTCAAAGTTGGTAAGGTTGTCGCCTATTTGCGATCGGGAGTAGCTCTGGTTCTGTTCGAGACAAATCCACAATTCCATGTTCTGTCCGAAACCGTTGCGTTCGGTGATTTCACTGACGTAGATGCATCTGGTTACATCGATCTATCCACGCCGATTCCGGAAGGTTCCGTTGTTCTTGGCTGGCAAGCCGATGTCAAAACAGGATTCACTGGAAATACGACTGCGGTGGTTCAAGTTGGTGAGTCCGGCAATGTGGATCGGTTCTCCGCAAAACTCGACAGTAGCTGTGTTGCAGCTGATGTTGTTGGATCGGCTCCACCATCTGTTGCCGCCAATCAAGGCTATCTGGCCGCGGCGGTCACTCCGCGCGTCACAGTCACAGGAGGAACTGATTTTACAGCGATTTCAGCAGGTGAAATGGATATCAAGATTATCTATTTACCCGCGTTGCGTGTCTGATTCATTTCAGTCTGATTGTTGTCATTAACCTGTCCGTTTTTTAAAGCAGACAGTTTTAACAAAAGTATGAGGAGAATTAAAAAATGAGCCATACACCAACACGAGGAGGTGTCGCCAAACTAGGAGAACGCGGAATTCGTGCTTTCTTCTATGAAGGTGTGGAAGGTATCAGAAAAATCGGCTGGGTGGATCGCGTATCCACATTATTCGATT
This window encodes:
- a CDS encoding phage portal protein, whose product is MVKKSKRNQKPRIDKFVDYMFPGWGLKRAQARAFLASYDAAQKKRGDKDHTGKDKGGGSGDDHIDHYDLWTLRETARDLDRNNGLAMAIVDRVMENVISSTGFELRPKTPDEDLNKQIKEDFSYWITHNLDACREFSGWSFLRNVFRSYKRDGDYFLQFRPEGNCSVMGFEGDRVLNPNGQSVGTIGGLETINGIAKKDGVKKFLWVANRAPKSPYVSVNDGKAIRADRVVQIYSPRRTTQGRGIPICAPLIREIDDIDDLLAWERQAAKIAASLNMVVKTENPVGAAEWMRTMYNKRDEDIDHLEELDPLALNYIRSGEEIQSVQSNRPNNTFESFIMLLNRYVGIPIGLPLELVLLDFSHVNFASSRQLLNQAQRRFEIEQDDFAWFLFKIYQFWLDVRIERGFYDRDKLGANPYKHVWGFPGWPSPNPLQDAQACALAIQYAFGSRTEFNRRRGISQEEIEQELERENVQLVERAIPVKDSIEPPSRRNQETKTNTQEAV
- a CDS encoding S49 family peptidase; this encodes MDVSFLSGDLMILPDALEETAMYYRQMMSEKAFFDDDEDEQEFDEVNLEDCKIIENVAIVPLHGVIVRYPNWMTRWYGATSSDEFATKIEVLSQRSGIDEIIMDVDTPGGVNAGLDEAAKRINAVRKNISIRSVCNEMMASAGVYLGSCADEIVITRNGLIGSIGVIQERFDWSKYEAETGRVTKIIASGKFKKTFHPSVPFNGDYQEHLQNRSDRLYSIFVEVVADNRKTSVDDVLTNMADAKIFTGQEAVDMGLADRVGTLKQLVAELTGPNNHSFNHGDDDDGQEYARYIESRS